Proteins encoded in a region of the Populus alba chromosome 13, ASM523922v2, whole genome shotgun sequence genome:
- the LOC118053577 gene encoding benzyl alcohol O-benzoyltransferase — MASSPSSLVFKVHRHEPELIKPAKPTPHEFKLLSDIDDQESLRFHIPLVLFYRHNPSMQGKDPVKVIREAIAKTLVFYYPFAGRLREGHNRKLMVECTGEGILFIEAEADVTLEQFSDPLQPPFPCLEELLFDIPGSSEVLNCPLLLIQVSRLKCGGFLFALRLNHTMSDGPGLAQFMAAVAEMARGANAPSVPPVWERHVLNATEPPRVTCRHRAYEEVAGSTSSILTHDHLVHRSFFFSPADITALRRLVPPHLSHCSSFEILTACLWICRTIALQPDPNEEMRIICLVNAREKFNPPLLPRGYYGNGFGLLAAVATAGELSRKPIGYALELVRKAKADMTEEYLRSTASLMVSKGRPLFTVPGTYIVSDLRRAGLEKVDFGWGNAIYAGTAKAIPELVSFYIPFTNKKGEDGIVVPFCLPSPAVERFYKELEGMLKGQLVSGGANSKLIVSSL, encoded by the exons ATGGCTTCATCACCCTCTTCTCTAGTTTTCAAAGTTCACAGACATGAACCCGAGCTGATCAAACCAGCGAAGCCCACCCCACATGAGTTCAAACTGCTATCTGACATTGATGACCAAGAAAGCCTTCGATTCCACATTCCACTTGTACTATTTTATCGCCACAATCCCTCAATGCAAGGGAAAGATCCTGTCAAGGTCATCAGAGAGGCAATTGCCAAGACATTAGTGTTTTACTATCCATTTGCCGGTAGGCTGAGGGAAGGGCATAACCGCAAGCTCATGGTGGAATGCACTGGCGAGGGTATCTTGTTCATAGAGGCTGAAGCTGATGTTACACTTGAACAGTTTAGTGATCCACTTCAACCTCCATTTCCTTGCTTGGAGGAGCTCCTCTTTGATATCCCTGGCTCTAGTGAGGTGCTAAACTGCCCTCTGTTACTTATTCAG GTGTCACGGCTCAAGTGTGGTGGTTTTCTCTTTGCCCTCCGCCTCAACCATACCATGAGTGATGGCCCAGGATTAGCGCAATTCATGGCAGCGGTGGCTGAGATGGCCCGCGGAGCCAACGCCCCATCTGTCCCTCCAGTGTGGGAAAGACATGTCCTTAATGCAACTGAACCACCTCGAGTTACATGCAGACACCGAGCGTACGAGGAGGTAGCTGGCTCCACGAGCTCAATCCTTACACATGATCATCTGGTTCATCgttcatttttctttagccCTGCAGATATAACTGCTCTTCGAAGATTGGTCCCACCTCACCTCAGCCATTGTTCTAGTTTCGAAATATTAACGGCATGTCTTTGGATATGTCGGACCATTGCCCTCCAACCAGATCCTAATGAAGAAATGCGCATAATTTGCCTCGTCAATGCTCGTGAAAAATTCAACCCTCCGTTATTACCAAGAGGTTACTATGGCAATGGTTTTGGTCTTCTAGCAGCAGTAGCCACTGCGGGGGAACTTTCGAGAAAGCCAATTGGATATGCTTTGGAGTTGGTAAGGAAGGCTAAGGCGGACATGACTGAGGAGTACTTGCGATCTACAGCCTCTTTGATGGTGAGCAAGGGAAGGCCTCTTTTTACTGTGCCAGGGACCTACATAGTGTCGGACTTGAGACGTGCCGGACTTGAAAAGGTAGATTTCGGATGGGGAAATGCTATCTATGCTGGGACTGCAAAAGCCATCCCTGAACTCGTAAGCTTTTATATTCCGTTTACAAATAAGAAAGGAGAAGATGGGATCGTTGTACCATTTTGCTTGCCATCTCCTGCTGTGGAAAGATTTTACAAGGAGCTTGAAGGCATGCTAAAGGGACAGCTAGTTAGCGGAGGAGCAAATTCCAAGTTAATCGTATCTTCTTTATAA